TTTCGCTGATGCAGCAGTATCCTTTGCAGTATTAATAATTCTGACATGGTAACCCATCAATTTTCCTTCATCTGAAATTCACAGCAAACGCAACCTGCATGCAGGCCGGTTCTGTGTTAAGGCCGTCTGAAAGCCCTTGTTCGGTTTTCAGACGGCCTTCTGCCATGTGTACGGGGTTCGTCCGCGCCTTATCGTCTTGCCTTTGCGCACAAAACGGCGGTTTAAGGTTTGACGGTTTGGCCGTTGATTTTCAGGCCGGTGAGTTTGAGGTTGTAGGTGGTGCCGTTGTCGATGTAGCTGATTTTGGCGGGGATGTTGCCGAAGGCGGGGGCGAAGGCGTAGTTGACGGTGTCGTCGCCGCGTTTGACGGTGTAGTTTTCGACGGTGGTTTTGCCGCCCGCGAAGGCGTATTGCGCGGAGCCGGTTTTGGAGAGGCCGCCGATGTTGTAGAGGCGTTTGCCGTTGGTGATGCGGATGCCGGCGGGCAGTTTGCCGTCGGTGGCGGCCAGCTGCCAGGCGAGGGCGAAGAGGTCGAGGATTTGGCCGGGGGCGGCTTCGGTTTGTTCTTGGCCGGCTTTGCCGTAGGTGATTTTGCCGCCGCCGAATTTGGCTTCGGCATAGGTTTTGCCTTTGCGGATGTCTTTGTAGTAGGCCGGGTGCAGGGCGTTGCCGCTGATGGTGCCGCCGCTCTCGAAGCGGAAGTTGTAAAGCGGCACTTTGATGACGGAGACGATGGTGTAGGCGTTGCCGCTGCGCTTGAAGCTCATGGTGGCGGGAATGCCGTAGGGGCCGCTGTATTGCAGCTCGGCGTTTTGCGGCAGTTCGGCGGCGGGGGCGGACAGGGCGGCGGCGAGGGCGAGGAGGGGGGCGAGGGTTTTTACGGGGTGTTTCACGGGGTTCTCTCTGTGTTGGCGGGGGAATCGGAGGCCGTCCCCGCCTGTGCGGGGATGACGTTTCTGAAAAGCAGGTTGGCAAATCCGGTTTTTCAGACGGCCTCTGCTCTTTGCGCGGCCGGTTATTTCAATACGGTTACTTTGCGGATGACGACGGGCTGCACGGGCACGTTCTGATGGAAGCCGTAGTCGCCGGTTTTCACTTTGGCGATGGCGCGCACGACGTTCATGCCGCCGGTTACTTTGCCGAACACGGCGTAGCCGTAGCCGGAAGGGCTGTCGTTTTTGTGGTCGAGGTTGGGGTTGTCGGCGAGGTTGATGAAAAACTGGCTGGTGGCGGAATGGGGGTTGCCGGTGCGCGCCATGGCGATGGTGCCTGTGGTGTTTTTCAGGCCGTTGGCCGCTTCGTTGGCGATGGCTTTTTCGGTGTCTTTCTGGGTCATGCCGGAGGTGAAGCCGCCGCCCTGGATCATGAAGCCGTCGATGACGCGGTGGAACAGGGTGTTGTCGTAGAAGCCGCTTTTGGCGTAGCGCACGAAGTTGGCGACGGTTTTCGGGGCGCGTTTTTCGTCGAGGGTGAGGCTGATTTTGCCGAGGCTGGTGTCGATTTCGACGGGGGTGTCGGCCTGTGCGGGCAGGGCGGCGCAGAGGAGGGCGGCGAGGAGGAGGCGGGCGGGGCGGTTCATGGTTGGTCCTTTCGTTTGGTGTCGGATGTTTGTTTGACGGGCTTGTCGGTAATCAATGGTTTGGCGGCTTTGAGGCCGTCTGAAAACTGTGTTTTCCGTTTTGGGCTGCGCCGAAGCTGCGCTTTCAGAAACGTCATCCCCGCGTAGG
The window above is part of the Neisseria bacilliformis genome. Proteins encoded here:
- a CDS encoding peptidylprolyl isomerase, whose product is MNRPARLLLAALLCAALPAQADTPVEIDTSLGKISLTLDEKRAPKTVANFVRYAKSGFYDNTLFHRVIDGFMIQGGGFTSGMTQKDTEKAIANEAANGLKNTTGTIAMARTGNPHSATSQFFINLADNPNLDHKNDSPSGYGYAVFGKVTGGMNVVRAIAKVKTGDYGFHQNVPVQPVVIRKVTVLK